The Rhododendron vialii isolate Sample 1 chromosome 6a, ASM3025357v1 genome includes a window with the following:
- the LOC131330509 gene encoding probable F-box protein At4g22030, giving the protein MATTQASIFLSRSASPSPTPTPKVQTHRLSARKLNGQQKFHTMTKTSTERHRNRSRINTRKEAEPNIEASEELHSIMNLVADRAEMHKNIGIQRDNWNHLLLSSINGMTVTAATMAALAAVSGEGNSLLALKLSSTILYAAATGVSLVMNKIQPSQLAEEQRNASRLLKQLHEQIKSRITLRKPTSNDVKDAMERVLAIDRAYPLPLLGAMLDKFPKAVEPAVWWPKEMRNQKESFGGGRGEGRRNGWSKELEEEMRGVVGVMKRKDSAEYLRLSKLVLTVNKVLAVTGPWLTGLAAVGSALVRTPWVGSWAVVFGVVFGALATVVNTIEHGGQVGMIFEMYRSSAGFFMLMEESIESTLEERAAEERENGELFETEVALKLGRSLSELKNLASISSSFTSCSFSSNSESTEEYASKLF; this is encoded by the coding sequence ATGGCCACCACTCAAGCTTCGATTTTCCTTTCCCGCTCCGCTTCGCCTTCTCCCACACCAACCCCAAAAGTTCAAACCCATCGTCTTTCAGCTCGCAAGTTGAACGGCCAACAGAAATTCCACACCATGACCAAGACTTCGACCGAGAGGCATAGGAATAGGAGTAGgataaatacaagaaaagaaGCAGAACCCAATATAGAGGCGTCTGAAGAGCTCCATAGCATAATGAATCTCGTAGCAGATAGAGCCGAAATGCACAAAAACATCGGAATACAACGAGATAACTGGAACCATCTCCTCTTATCTTCCATCAACGGCATGACGGTAACAGCAGCCACTATGGCCGCCCTCGCAGCCGTTAGTGGAGAAGGGAATTCCCTTCTGGCACTAAAGCTGTCTTCCACTATACTGTACGCGGCTGCCACTGGGGTTTCGTTGGTGATGAACAAGATCCAACCGTCTCAACTCGCAGAAGAACAAAGAAACGCTTCGAGGTTGTTGAAGCAACTTCATGAGCAGATAAAATCTAGGATCACTCTGCGAAAACCGACTTCTAATGATGTGAAGGATGCAATGGAGAGGGTTTTGGCCATAGATAGAGCTTACCCGCTTCCTTTGCTCGGAGCTATGCTCGATAAGTTTCCCAAAGCTGTGGAGCCTGCCGTGTGGTGGCCAAAGGAGATGAGAAACCAAAAGGAGAGTTTTGGTGGTGGGAGGGGTGAGGGGAGGAGAAACGGGTGGAGCAAAGAGCTTGAAGAAGAGATGAGAGGGGTTGTTGGGGTGATGAAGAGGAAGGATAGTGCTGAGTATTTGAGGCTAAGTAAACTGGTGTTGACGGTGAACAAGGTTCTAGCCGTTACTGGACCTTGGCTCACTGGTCTAGCCGCGGTGGGGTCAGCCTTGGTCCGAACACCTTGGGTTGGGTCGTGGGCTGTGGTTTTCGGGGTCGTGTTTGGGGCTTTGGCTACAGTGGTTAACACCATAGAGCACGGTGGTCAAGTTGGGATGATATTCGAGATGTACCGAAGCTCTGCTGGGTTCTTTATGCTCATGGAAGAGAGCATAGAATCAACACTGGAAGAGAGAGcagcagaagagagagagaacggggaGTTGTTTGAAACAGAAGTGGCTCTTAAGCTGGGACGAAGTTTATCGGAGCTCAAAAATCTTGCGAgtatctcttcttcttttacttcttgttctttttcctcAAATTCAGAGTCCACAGAAGAGTATGCAAGCAAACTCTTTTGA